The following proteins are co-located in the Mus pahari chromosome 14, PAHARI_EIJ_v1.1, whole genome shotgun sequence genome:
- the Ddx52 gene encoding probable ATP-dependent RNA helicase DDX52, producing the protein MDSYDLFRRLGAGAKFDVKRFSADATRFQVGKRKFDSDSSEVLKGLDFFGNKKSVSDECAALQIHQEPRNEEKTEGGRLGRSKEPKKKKRKKMASEVPAQEDFDGTIQWTSSVEAKLEGEKVSGEKKLTSGKLEHLRKEKVNFFRNKHKIHVQGTDLPDPIATFQQLDQEYKISPRLLQNILDAGFQVPTPIQMQAIPVMLHGRELLASAPTGSGKTLAFSIPILMQLKQPTNKGFRALVISPTRELASQIHRELIKISEGTGFRIHMIHKAAIAAKKFGPKSSKKFDILVTTPNRLIYLLKQDPPGIDLTSVEWLVVDESDKLFEDGKTGFRDQLASIFLACTSPKVRRAMFSATFAYDVEQWCKLNLDNVVSVSIGARNSAVETVEQELLFVGSETGKLLAMRELVKKGFNPPVLVFVQSIERAKELFHELIYEGINVDVIHAERTQQQRDNTVHSFRAGKIWVLICTALLARGIDFKGVNLVINYDFPTSSVEYIHRIGRTGRAGNRGKAVTFFTEDDKPLLRSVANVIQQAGCPVPEYIKGFQKLLSKQKKKMIKKPLERESISTTPKYFLEQAKQKKVADQNSKKKETLKEKS; encoded by the exons ATGGATTCCTACGACCTGTTTCGCCGGCTTGGAGCCGGCGCCAAGTTCGACGTGAAGCGGTTCTCAGCAGACGCTACTCGATTCCAG gtaggaaaaagaaaattcgATTCTGACTCTTCGGAGGTCCTGAAGGGACTAGACTTCTTCGGAAACAAGAAGTCCGTCTCAGATGAATGTGCAGCGTTACAGATACACCAGGAGCCCCGAAATGAGGAGAAAACGGAAGGGGGCCGGTTGGGAAGGAGTAAGGAgcccaagaagaaaaagagaaagaagatggctTCAG AAGTTCCTGCTCAAGAAGACTTTGACGGTACTATCCAGTGGACATCCTCTGTAGAAGCAAAGCTTGAAGGTGAAAAAGTCAGTGGAGAGAAGAAGTTAACTTCAGGAAAGTTGGAAcatctcagaaaggaaaag GTTAACTTCTTTCGGAACAAACACAAGATACATGTCCAAGGAACTGATCTTCCTGACCCAATTGCCACGTTTCAGCAACTTGACCAAGAATATAAAATCAGTCCTAGATTGCTCCAGAATATTCTAGACGCAGGCTTCCAAGTGCCCACACCAATTCAGATGCAAGCCATTCCAGTTATGCTGCAT GGTCGGGAACTTCTGGCTTCTGCTCCAACTGGATCTGGGAAGACATTGGCATTTAGCATCCCCATTTTAATGCAGCTGAAACAACCCACAAATAAAGGCTTTAGAGCCCTGGTTATATCCCCAACCCGAGAACTTGCAAGCCAG ATTCAcagagaattaattaaaatatctgaggGTACAGGATTCAGGATACATATGATCCACAAAGCTGCAATAGCAGCTAAGAAATTTGGACCTAAATCATCTAAGAAGTTTG ATATTCTTGTGACTACTCCAAATCGACTGATCTACTTGTTGAAGCAGGATCCACCAGGGATTGACCTAACAAG TGTCGAGTGGTTGGTAGTAGATGAATCAGACAAACTGTTTGAAGATGGCAAAACTGGGTTTAGAGACCAgctggcttccattttcctggCCTGCACATCGCCCAAGGTCAGAAGAGCGATGTTCAGTGCAACTTTTGCATATGACGTTGAGCAGTGGTGCAAGCTCAACCTGGACAACGTCGTTTCCGTGTCCATTGGAGCAAG GAATTCTGCAGTCGAAACTGTTGAACAAGAGCTTCTCTTTGTTGGATCTGAGACTGGGAAACTTCTGGCCATGAGAGAACTTGTTAAAAAG GGTTTCAATCCacctgttcttgtttttgttcagTCCATTGAAAGAGCTAAAGAACTTTTCCATGAGCTCATATATGAAGGTATTAATGTGGACGTCATTCATGCAGAAAGAACACAGCAGCAG CGAGATAACACAGTCCACAGCTTCAGAGCAGGAAAAATCTGGGTTCTCATTTGTACAGCCTTACTTGCAAGAGGGATTGACTTTAAAGGTGTAAACCTGGTCATCAATTATGATTTCCCCACCAGCTCAGTGGAATACATCCATCGGATAG GTCGAACTGGAAGAGCAGGGAATAGGGGAAAGGCCGTTACATTTTTCACTGAAGATGATAAACCATTACTAAGAAG TGTTGCCAATGTTATCCAGCAGGCTGGTTGTCCTGTGCCCGAATACATAAAAGGTTTCCAGAAACTACTAAG caaacaaaagaaaaaaatgattaagaagCCACTGGAAAGGGAGAGCATTAGTACAACTCCAAAGTACTTCTTAGAGCAAGCTAAACA GAAGAAGGTTGCTGACCAaaacagcaagaagaaagaaactctcaaagagaaaagttaa